The following proteins come from a genomic window of Pirellula staleyi DSM 6068:
- a CDS encoding prolyl oligopeptidase family serine peptidase, whose protein sequence is MKPTALWFATFVFWLASLASATSLAQVTGPMKLTYPATLRTDHVDTYHGEPIADPYRWLEDPDSAETKAWVDAQSEVTRGYLDTIAARTAIRAKLEKIWNFERFGLPVKREHRYFYSRNDGLQNQSVIYTKLGLDGEPRMLLDPNTLSKDGTVALSDWTATDDGKLMAVGISSAGSDWTEYKVLDVETGKFLDDHLKWIKFSGASWTNDGSGFFYSRYDEPEPGTTFTGANHYQKLYFHKLGDPQSSDTLIYKRDDEKEWGFGGDVSEDGKLLLISVWKGTLRKQQLFVKRLDVADAPVQQLITGFDAEYHAIGNMGDTLLVYTTLDAPLGRVIACNINNPARNSWKEVIPQSNEPLKGVGYVGGQLIAHYLKDAISVVRRFQTDGTLIGDVELPGIGSAGGFGGRSDATETFFTFTNYVTPASIYRLDLATGKSTLFQTPKVDFDPSKYETKMVQVPSKDGTLVPMTIVHKKGLVLDGTNPTTLYAYGGFNIPLTPGFSVSTAVWLEMGGIYAAAGLRGGGERGEAWHEAGMLDRKQNVFDDFHACAEWLIKEKYTSPKKLAIRGGSNGGLLVGAAMTQRPELYGACVPAVGVLDMLRFHQFTIGWAWVSEYGSSADAEQYKVLKAYSPLHNLKPGTAYPPTLVMTGDHDDRVVPAHSFKFAAELQHAHAGDAPVLIRIEKSAGHGAGTPTSKLIDSAADVLAFLHKALAMPDQPFGD, encoded by the coding sequence ATGAAACCCACTGCTCTTTGGTTCGCAACCTTTGTGTTCTGGCTCGCTTCGCTCGCTAGTGCCACGTCCCTCGCTCAAGTAACAGGTCCGATGAAACTCACGTATCCTGCGACTCTTCGAACCGATCATGTCGACACCTATCACGGCGAGCCAATCGCCGATCCCTATCGCTGGCTCGAAGACCCCGACTCGGCGGAAACCAAGGCCTGGGTGGATGCCCAAAGCGAAGTCACTCGCGGCTATCTGGACACAATTGCTGCCCGCACGGCAATCCGCGCTAAGCTCGAAAAGATCTGGAATTTTGAGCGGTTTGGCTTGCCTGTAAAACGTGAGCATCGCTATTTCTACTCGCGCAACGATGGCCTCCAGAATCAGTCGGTGATCTATACCAAGCTGGGGCTCGATGGCGAGCCGCGCATGCTGCTCGATCCCAACACACTGAGTAAAGATGGAACCGTCGCCCTCTCGGACTGGACTGCCACCGACGATGGCAAACTGATGGCTGTCGGGATTTCAAGCGCCGGTAGTGACTGGACCGAGTACAAAGTGCTCGACGTCGAAACAGGAAAGTTTCTCGACGACCATTTGAAGTGGATCAAGTTCTCCGGCGCTAGCTGGACCAACGACGGAAGCGGATTCTTTTACAGCCGCTATGACGAGCCGGAACCAGGGACCACCTTCACCGGAGCGAACCACTATCAGAAGCTTTATTTCCACAAGCTCGGAGATCCGCAGTCGAGTGACACGCTGATCTACAAGCGGGACGATGAAAAGGAATGGGGCTTTGGTGGCGATGTCTCGGAAGATGGAAAACTGCTTCTCATTTCCGTTTGGAAAGGGACTCTTCGCAAGCAGCAGCTGTTTGTGAAGCGGCTGGATGTTGCGGATGCTCCTGTGCAGCAGCTCATCACCGGTTTCGACGCCGAGTATCACGCCATTGGCAACATGGGAGATACGCTGCTGGTTTACACCACGCTCGATGCTCCTCTAGGACGCGTGATCGCCTGCAACATCAATAACCCCGCACGAAACTCCTGGAAAGAAGTGATTCCGCAGTCGAACGAGCCACTCAAGGGAGTGGGCTACGTCGGCGGGCAGCTCATCGCCCATTATCTGAAAGATGCGATCAGCGTGGTGCGGCGATTTCAGACCGACGGAACGCTGATCGGCGATGTCGAGCTTCCCGGCATTGGCTCAGCAGGTGGTTTCGGTGGTCGAAGCGATGCGACCGAAACCTTTTTCACATTCACCAATTATGTGACCCCCGCTTCGATCTATCGACTCGACTTGGCAACAGGCAAAAGCACGCTGTTTCAGACACCCAAGGTCGACTTCGATCCCTCGAAGTACGAAACAAAGATGGTGCAGGTGCCGAGCAAAGATGGCACGCTGGTGCCGATGACCATCGTCCACAAGAAGGGACTGGTGCTCGATGGCACCAATCCGACAACGCTGTATGCCTACGGCGGGTTCAACATTCCGCTGACACCTGGGTTCTCGGTCAGCACAGCAGTTTGGCTCGAGATGGGTGGCATTTATGCAGCCGCCGGTTTGCGCGGTGGTGGCGAGCGTGGTGAGGCGTGGCACGAAGCGGGGATGCTCGATCGCAAGCAAAACGTGTTCGACGATTTCCACGCTTGTGCCGAGTGGCTGATCAAGGAGAAGTACACCAGCCCCAAGAAGCTGGCGATTCGAGGAGGGAGCAACGGTGGTCTGCTCGTCGGTGCCGCGATGACACAGCGTCCCGAACTCTATGGCGCGTGCGTACCTGCGGTCGGTGTGCTCGATATGCTCCGCTTTCACCAGTTCACCATCGGCTGGGCATGGGTGAGCGAGTATGGCAGCAGCGCCGACGCGGAGCAGTACAAAGTGCTGAAAGCCTATTCGCCGCTGCACAACCTGAAGCCCGGTACAGCCTATCCACCCACGCTGGTGATGACCGGCGATCACGACGACCGGGTCGTACCGGCTCACAGCTTTAAGTTTGCTGCGGAACTTCAGCATGCTCATGCGGGGGACGCTCCGGTTTTGATCCGAATCGAGAAGAGTGCCGGGCACGGGGCCGGAACCCCCACCAGCAAGCTCATCGATTCGGCAGCCGACGTCTTGGCGTTCCTCCACAAAGCACTGGCGATGCCCGACCAGCCTTTTGGTGATTAA
- a CDS encoding DUF1501 domain-containing protein, translating to MNSLERHARTQLVDTLTSRGIDRRTLLKAASLGLLGWSQSGWLSHWNNLRAEEPSAITSPPPKRHCILLWMTGGPTQTDTFDMKPDHANGGEFKPASTKVPGLVFSEHLPKLAAQADRLAIVRSLSTKEGDHGRGTHLMRTGHPPTGPVQYPSIVSSLGKSLAEVDSEIPRSVSISPYRIFNQAAFGPGFLGPRYAPLTVAAADSPTATPMTDSAYAELTVDDLAAPAGISLERQARRAELWRSTQSRFSKTHPGTAAVAHQTVVERALSLMTSKASRAFDLAEEPSKVRDAYGTGRFGQGCLMARRLIEQGVSMVEVTLGFDQGNQLGWDTHAGNFEAVKRLSAQLDQGWSTLMTELDERGLLESTTILWMGEFGRTPTINPQAGRDHFPAAWSCVLAGGGIKGGQAYGKTSDDGNEVVEGKVDVGDILATFATAAGINPTNENISDQGRPIKIAEGKPINDILS from the coding sequence GTGAACTCTCTTGAACGTCACGCAAGAACTCAGCTCGTCGACACACTAACGAGCCGCGGAATCGACCGCCGCACACTTCTCAAAGCGGCCAGTTTGGGCCTTCTCGGCTGGTCGCAGAGCGGCTGGCTGAGTCACTGGAACAACCTTCGCGCTGAAGAACCGTCGGCAATCACCAGCCCGCCCCCCAAACGCCACTGCATTCTCCTCTGGATGACCGGCGGGCCAACACAAACCGACACGTTCGACATGAAGCCCGATCACGCCAATGGTGGCGAGTTCAAACCAGCGTCGACGAAAGTGCCGGGGCTGGTCTTCAGTGAGCATCTTCCCAAACTCGCGGCCCAGGCCGATCGCTTGGCAATCGTGCGGAGCCTCAGCACCAAAGAGGGAGACCATGGCCGTGGCACCCACTTGATGCGGACCGGTCACCCACCAACCGGCCCGGTGCAATATCCGAGCATCGTTTCGTCGCTGGGCAAATCCCTGGCCGAGGTCGACAGCGAAATCCCCCGCAGCGTGAGCATCTCGCCGTATCGCATTTTCAACCAAGCCGCCTTTGGACCAGGCTTCTTAGGGCCCCGCTATGCGCCGCTCACGGTCGCAGCTGCCGACAGTCCAACCGCTACGCCGATGACCGACAGCGCGTATGCTGAGCTCACCGTCGACGATCTGGCGGCTCCCGCTGGCATCAGCCTCGAGCGACAAGCGCGTCGCGCCGAACTTTGGCGCAGCACCCAGTCGCGGTTTAGCAAAACGCATCCCGGCACCGCTGCCGTCGCTCATCAAACGGTCGTCGAGCGGGCACTCAGCCTGATGACAAGCAAAGCTTCGCGCGCCTTCGATCTCGCGGAAGAGCCCTCGAAAGTGCGCGATGCCTATGGAACAGGTCGGTTTGGTCAGGGGTGCCTGATGGCGCGACGACTCATCGAGCAAGGGGTCTCGATGGTCGAGGTGACACTCGGATTCGACCAAGGCAATCAGCTCGGCTGGGATACCCATGCCGGCAACTTCGAAGCGGTAAAACGCCTGTCCGCACAGCTCGATCAAGGCTGGTCGACCCTCATGACCGAACTCGACGAGCGTGGGCTTCTCGAATCAACCACCATCCTCTGGATGGGCGAGTTCGGTCGCACTCCCACCATCAACCCACAAGCAGGGCGCGACCACTTCCCCGCTGCCTGGAGTTGCGTGCTTGCTGGCGGCGGCATCAAGGGTGGCCAAGCCTATGGAAAGACCTCCGACGACGGGAACGAGGTGGTAGAAGGAAAGGTCGACGTCGGCGATATCCTCGCCACCTTCGCCACCGCTGCTGGCATCAATCCCACCAACGAAAACATCAGCGACCAAGGCCGCCCTATCAAAATCGCCGAAGGCAAACCGATCAACGACATTCTTAGCTAG
- the mutY gene encoding A/G-specific adenine glycosylase produces the protein MPQRRASREPDSPSDKTWIETDRKALARFQQRMLAWFAEHARDLPWRRSRDLYRIWISEVMLQQTQVATVIDYFQRFLVEFPTVVHLAEADEQQVLRQWEGLGYYRRARSLHAAAKKIVHDFRGQFPETLDEVMSLPGIGRYTAGAILSIGLDAKLPILEANTIRVYARLAGYTREATSTAGQKFLWNIAEQILPDKKVGFFNQAMMELGSALCTPRTPSCDQCPASTWCVARREQAVEQIPLLSKRMVYEYLTEVAVLVVDRQQVLLRQCQPGERWAGLWDFPRFSLEKTMLGAKSTTETDLENYLIERVESLTGIASMIHDQWPSLKHGVTKYRITLRPMVASLREAGSKSSRAKQKLAEHCKWTRIDALDDEPLSVTGRKLAQLLAKYDQTKKLF, from the coding sequence ATGCCTCAGCGCCGTGCTTCCCGCGAACCTGACTCGCCGAGCGACAAGACTTGGATCGAGACCGATCGAAAAGCGCTGGCGCGATTTCAGCAGCGTATGCTCGCTTGGTTTGCCGAGCATGCGCGCGATTTACCTTGGCGGCGCTCACGCGATCTCTATCGCATCTGGATCAGCGAAGTGATGCTGCAGCAGACGCAGGTAGCCACGGTGATCGACTATTTTCAGCGATTTCTGGTGGAATTTCCGACGGTAGTGCATCTCGCTGAAGCTGACGAGCAGCAAGTGCTGCGACAGTGGGAAGGGCTGGGCTACTACCGCCGCGCACGGAGCTTGCATGCCGCGGCCAAGAAGATTGTGCACGATTTTCGCGGCCAGTTTCCCGAAACGCTCGACGAGGTGATGTCGCTCCCAGGAATTGGGCGTTATACCGCTGGTGCAATCCTCTCGATTGGTCTCGACGCGAAGCTGCCGATTTTGGAAGCGAACACGATTCGTGTCTACGCGCGGCTCGCGGGCTACACGCGCGAAGCGACGTCGACAGCGGGGCAGAAATTCCTGTGGAACATCGCCGAGCAAATCCTGCCCGATAAAAAGGTCGGCTTCTTCAACCAGGCGATGATGGAGCTAGGGAGCGCGCTCTGCACGCCACGAACACCGTCGTGCGATCAGTGCCCGGCAAGCACTTGGTGTGTCGCGCGCCGCGAGCAAGCGGTCGAGCAAATTCCGCTCCTCTCCAAGCGGATGGTGTACGAATATCTCACTGAAGTGGCGGTGCTGGTGGTAGATCGACAGCAGGTGCTGCTGCGTCAATGTCAGCCCGGTGAGCGCTGGGCTGGTTTGTGGGATTTTCCTCGTTTTTCGCTCGAAAAAACGATGCTTGGCGCAAAATCCACTACAGAGACCGACCTCGAAAACTATCTCATCGAGCGTGTAGAATCGCTCACCGGAATTGCGTCGATGATTCACGATCAGTGGCCATCGCTGAAGCATGGCGTGACCAAATATCGCATCACGTTGCGGCCGATGGTGGCGAGTCTGCGTGAGGCAGGGAGCAAGTCGTCGCGGGCCAAGCAGAAGCTCGCCGAGCATTGCAAATGGACCCGCATCGATGCGCTCGATGACGAGCCACTGAGTGTCACGGGACGCAAACTGGCCCAGTTACTTGCCAAGTATGACCAGACGAAGAAGCTGTTCTAA